Proteins encoded within one genomic window of Solibaculum mannosilyticum:
- a CDS encoding YraN family protein gives MTPAEKGVFGEQIATILLEKKGYAIVDRRYRTRWGEIDIIAQKERYLVFVEVKTRSLSAIAAPKEWVDAAKQRHIVKTASLYWMEHGPDLQPRFDVVEIVLTEDRPLVRHIENAFDAGDAFGSA, from the coding sequence ATGACGCCTGCTGAAAAAGGCGTCTTTGGGGAACAGATTGCGACCATTCTCTTGGAGAAAAAGGGGTATGCTATTGTAGACCGCCGGTACCGCACCCGGTGGGGAGAGATCGACATCATTGCCCAAAAGGAGAGGTATCTGGTGTTTGTGGAGGTCAAAACCCGATCGCTATCGGCCATCGCCGCCCCCAAGGAGTGGGTAGACGCGGCAAAACAGCGGCACATTGTAAAAACGGCCTCCCTTTATTGGATGGAGCATGGACCAGATCTACAGCCTCGATTTGACGTGGTGGAGATAGTTCTCACCGAGGATAGGCCACTGGTGCGGCACATCGAGAATGCATTTGACGCAGGCGATGCCTTCGGGTCTGCCTGA
- a CDS encoding ribonuclease HII — translation MDWLEYEKKAIERGYHLVCGVDEAGRGPLAGPVYAAAVILPEGCVIDGVNDSKKLTEKKREAMYDVIVETALSWCVASASVEEIDEVNILNATYLAMERAVAGLDVTPQYILVDGNRLPPHLPAPAQAVVKGDAHSANIAAASILAKVSRDRLLIQMDEQYPQYQFAKHKGYGTKLHRELILQYGPSPVHRKTFLTKLLGDRT, via the coding sequence ATGGATTGGCTGGAATATGAAAAGAAGGCAATAGAACGGGGTTACCATTTGGTGTGCGGCGTGGATGAAGCGGGACGAGGTCCGTTGGCTGGACCGGTGTATGCCGCGGCGGTCATTCTACCGGAAGGATGTGTCATCGACGGGGTCAACGATTCCAAAAAGCTGACGGAAAAAAAGAGGGAAGCCATGTACGACGTCATCGTCGAGACGGCTCTCAGTTGGTGTGTAGCCAGCGCATCGGTGGAGGAAATCGATGAAGTCAACATCCTGAACGCCACCTACCTGGCTATGGAACGGGCTGTAGCGGGGTTAGATGTCACTCCCCAGTATATCTTGGTGGATGGAAATCGTCTGCCGCCCCATCTCCCCGCACCGGCCCAAGCGGTGGTCAAAGGGGATGCGCATTCGGCCAACATCGCCGCAGCTTCGATCTTGGCCAAGGTCAGCCGGGATCGCCTGCTCATCCAAATGGACGAACAATATCCTCAGTATCAATTTGCCAAACACAAGGGATACGGCACAAAACTCCACCGGGAATTGATTTTGCAATATGGACCGTCACCGGTGCATCGTAAAACCTTTTTGACCAAGCTGTTGGGGGATCGGACATGA
- the ylqF gene encoding ribosome biogenesis GTPase YlqF, which yields MSEYTDVQWFPGHMTKTKRQMQKALPLTHMVAEILDARIPYSSRNPDLASILGGKPRIVLLNKSDAADPAVTARWIKWFEGKNIPALAVECNKGKGVNQVLPLCREVLKDRIAAWEKKGMGKQPIRVMVVGIPNVGKSSLINRLSRGAKAKVADKPGVTRGNQWFSFGKGGELLDTPGVLWPKFDDPMVGEHLAFTGAVKDQVVDTEHLACRLIGLLSKEYPDRLKERYGLENLDVEPYELLGLIGRKRGMLISGGEVDTERASIAVLDEFRGGKLGRISLETPEKMEG from the coding sequence ATGAGTGAGTATACCGACGTCCAGTGGTTTCCTGGGCACATGACCAAGACAAAACGGCAGATGCAAAAGGCGTTGCCGCTGACCCACATGGTGGCCGAGATTTTGGACGCCCGCATCCCCTACAGCAGCCGGAATCCGGATCTGGCATCCATCCTGGGAGGTAAACCGCGCATCGTGCTTTTGAACAAAAGCGACGCCGCCGATCCAGCTGTGACGGCCCGGTGGATCAAATGGTTTGAGGGAAAAAACATCCCGGCATTGGCGGTGGAGTGCAACAAGGGAAAAGGGGTTAATCAAGTTCTGCCTCTGTGCCGGGAGGTACTGAAGGACCGTATCGCCGCCTGGGAGAAAAAAGGCATGGGCAAACAACCCATCCGGGTCATGGTGGTGGGCATCCCCAATGTGGGCAAGTCGTCGCTGATCAATCGCCTGTCCCGAGGGGCCAAGGCCAAGGTGGCCGATAAACCGGGCGTCACACGGGGCAACCAGTGGTTCTCGTTTGGAAAGGGCGGCGAGCTGTTGGACACGCCTGGCGTTTTGTGGCCTAAGTTTGACGATCCCATGGTGGGGGAACATCTGGCCTTCACCGGCGCCGTCAAAGATCAGGTGGTGGATACGGAGCATCTGGCCTGCCGTCTCATCGGACTGTTAAGCAAGGAATATCCCGACCGTCTCAAAGAGCGCTATGGCCTGGAGAATCTGGATGTGGAGCCCTATGAGCTGTTGGGGCTCATAGGACGCAAACGAGGAATGCTCATCTCAGGCGGAGAGGTGGACACCGAACGGGCGTCCATCGCCGTGCTGGATGAATTCCGGGGAGGCAAGCTGGGGCGCATCAGCCTGGAGACGCCGGAGAAAATGGAGGGATAA
- the lepB gene encoding signal peptidase I: MAREKKQDVPSRVDGLVDTFSLRRFLDAEDWMKTICAALAVVVIVFGFVFHTVQVQGRSMQPTLHNKDRILVSSMFYTPEDGDIVVVRQPGYDHPLIKRVIATEGQTVNIDFNQHKVYVDGEELYEPYVSGPIRDQGVYPFEYPVTVPEGCIFVLGDNRNNSSDSRYFGFAKVDHIVGKALFRFLPFSDFGSVD, translated from the coding sequence ATGGCCCGAGAAAAGAAACAGGACGTTCCCAGCAGGGTGGACGGCTTGGTGGATACTTTTTCCCTGCGCCGCTTTTTGGATGCTGAAGATTGGATGAAGACCATTTGCGCCGCATTGGCCGTAGTGGTCATTGTGTTTGGATTTGTGTTCCATACGGTACAGGTGCAGGGACGGTCCATGCAGCCTACGCTCCACAATAAGGATCGCATCCTGGTATCCAGCATGTTTTATACCCCGGAAGACGGCGACATTGTGGTAGTGCGCCAACCGGGATACGACCATCCCTTAATCAAGAGGGTCATCGCCACCGAAGGGCAGACGGTCAACATCGATTTTAATCAGCACAAAGTGTATGTAGATGGCGAAGAACTTTATGAACCTTATGTCAGCGGCCCTATCCGTGACCAGGGCGTTTACCCCTTTGAGTATCCGGTGACGGTGCCGGAGGGATGTATCTTTGTGCTGGGCGACAATCGAAACAATTCGTCGGACAGCCGTTATTTCGGCTTTGCCAAGGTGGACCACATTGTAGGCAAAGCGTTGTTCCGATTCCTGCCGTTTTCCGATTTTGGCAGCGTTGATTAA
- the lepB gene encoding signal peptidase I produces the protein MNGPSQNYAAPERSGVAVPLVPKKGCRGFFNFNEWVEAVAFALAAVVILFGFVFKIVMVDGDSMLPTLHTGDRVIVSHLFYEPEQGDIVVITKDTIHKKPLIKRVIATEGQTINIDFESGTVQVDGQVLSEPYIKELTHLKGIYGFQYPVTVPENCVFVMGDNRNDSSDSRDLGFIREDQILGEAVFRIFPLPDIGALD, from the coding sequence TTGAATGGTCCATCCCAAAACTATGCGGCTCCGGAGCGAAGCGGTGTGGCGGTCCCGCTGGTCCCGAAGAAAGGCTGTCGGGGATTTTTCAACTTCAATGAGTGGGTAGAAGCCGTCGCCTTTGCGTTGGCCGCGGTGGTTATTCTTTTTGGCTTTGTCTTTAAAATCGTCATGGTGGACGGCGACTCGATGCTTCCCACGCTGCACACGGGTGACCGTGTCATTGTCTCCCATCTGTTTTATGAGCCCGAGCAAGGGGATATTGTGGTCATCACCAAGGACACCATCCACAAGAAACCATTGATCAAAAGGGTTATCGCCACCGAGGGGCAGACCATCAATATCGACTTTGAATCGGGAACGGTCCAGGTGGACGGCCAGGTTTTATCGGAGCCGTACATCAAGGAACTGACCCATCTCAAAGGGATTTATGGGTTCCAGTACCCGGTGACGGTGCCGGAGAACTGCGTATTTGTTATGGGAGACAATCGAAACGATTCTTCCGATAGCCGGGATCTCGGCTTTATCCGGGAAGATCAGATTTTAGGGGAGGCTGTTTTCCGAATCTTCCCCTTACCCGATATTGGCGCCTTGGATTGA
- the rplS gene encoding 50S ribosomal protein L19 produces MDALKHIAAPSLKAAPPQFNIGDTVRVHVNIREGNRERIQDFEGTVIARKGSGIAETFTVRRVSYGVGVERVFPIHSPNVQGVDIVRMGRVRRSKLYYLRDRVGKAAKVKEKIR; encoded by the coding sequence ATGGACGCATTGAAACACATCGCAGCCCCCAGCCTGAAAGCAGCTCCCCCCCAGTTCAACATCGGTGACACCGTGCGTGTTCACGTGAACATCCGCGAGGGTAACCGCGAGAGAATTCAGGACTTCGAGGGCACTGTTATCGCCCGCAAAGGCAGCGGCATTGCCGAGACTTTCACCGTCCGCCGCGTTTCCTACGGCGTCGGCGTGGAGAGAGTTTTCCCCATCCATTCCCCCAACGTACAGGGCGTGGATATCGTCCGTATGGGCCGTGTCCGCAGAAGCAAGCTGTATTATCTGCGCGATCGTGTGGGCAAGGCTGCCAAGGTGAAAGAGAAGATTCGCTAA
- a CDS encoding TIGR03960 family B12-binding radical SAM protein, translating into MRQEIDHILPLVQKPGRYAGGELNCILKDPNQVKMRIAFCFPDVYEVGMSHLGMKILYGLFNQSPDIWCERVFAPWPDMQEQMERHDIPLFALESRDAVGQFDWICFTLQYELSFTNILNMLRLAGLPIRAEDREDLWPLVICGGPCACNPEPLCDFVDAFILGEGEEVNMEVADLYLKHKEMGSSKQEFLKAAAQIPGVYVPSLYDVAYHEDGTIRAVTPLDGAPAKVTKRIVQDMSSTYYPDKFVVPYIEVVHDRAMTEIFRGCIRGCRFCQAGFIYRPVREKNAQVIGEQSRALCESTGYDEISLTSLSTSDYSQLQELLPDLLQWSEEQKVNLSLPSLRVDNFSPELLEQLNKVRKSGLTFAPEAGTQRLRDAINKNVSEEEIMRTCRIAFEGGHTSVKLYFMLSLPTETLDDVAGIAELGQRIVDLYYRNPNKPKGKGVQVTISCAVFVPKPFTPFQWEPQDTIDVVKEKQKHLVSSLTTRKINCNWHDAETSFLEAVFARGDRRLGKVMEAALDKGCIFDSWEEFFNFDKWMEAFEACGIDPAFYANRRRSFDEVLPWDHLDYGVDKSFLIREVKKAYESQTTPHCRLQCSGCGANRLKGGPCF; encoded by the coding sequence ATGCGCCAAGAAATTGACCACATCCTTCCCCTGGTCCAAAAACCGGGACGTTACGCCGGCGGGGAGCTCAACTGCATCCTCAAGGACCCGAATCAGGTGAAGATGCGCATCGCCTTTTGTTTTCCCGATGTCTATGAGGTGGGCATGTCCCATCTAGGCATGAAGATTTTGTACGGTTTGTTCAACCAGTCGCCGGACATCTGGTGTGAACGCGTCTTTGCCCCGTGGCCGGATATGCAGGAACAGATGGAGCGTCACGACATCCCCCTCTTCGCCCTGGAGAGCCGGGATGCTGTGGGGCAGTTCGACTGGATTTGCTTTACCCTCCAGTATGAACTGAGTTTTACCAATATTCTCAATATGCTCCGTCTGGCCGGGCTGCCCATCCGGGCCGAGGATCGGGAGGATTTATGGCCTCTGGTGATCTGCGGCGGGCCCTGCGCCTGCAATCCGGAGCCACTGTGCGACTTTGTGGACGCCTTTATCCTAGGAGAGGGCGAGGAGGTCAACATGGAGGTAGCGGACCTCTACCTCAAGCACAAGGAGATGGGTAGCTCCAAGCAGGAATTTTTAAAGGCCGCTGCACAAATCCCAGGGGTGTATGTGCCGTCGCTTTACGACGTAGCCTATCATGAGGACGGCACCATCCGGGCGGTGACGCCTCTAGACGGCGCGCCTGCCAAGGTGACAAAACGCATTGTGCAGGACATGAGTTCCACCTATTATCCCGACAAGTTTGTGGTCCCCTACATCGAGGTGGTCCACGACCGGGCCATGACCGAAATTTTCCGGGGATGTATCCGTGGATGCCGTTTTTGCCAGGCCGGGTTTATCTACCGTCCCGTCCGGGAAAAGAACGCCCAGGTCATCGGGGAACAGTCCCGCGCCCTGTGCGAATCCACCGGTTACGACGAGATTTCCCTGACCTCCCTCTCCACCAGCGATTACTCCCAGCTGCAAGAGCTGTTGCCCGATTTATTACAGTGGAGCGAGGAGCAAAAGGTCAATCTGTCCCTTCCCTCCCTGCGGGTGGATAACTTCTCCCCCGAGCTTTTGGAACAGCTGAACAAGGTTCGTAAAAGCGGTCTGACCTTCGCCCCGGAAGCCGGTACCCAGCGGCTGCGGGACGCCATTAATAAAAACGTATCGGAAGAGGAGATCATGCGCACCTGCCGCATCGCCTTTGAAGGGGGACATACATCGGTCAAGCTGTATTTCATGCTTAGCCTTCCCACCGAGACTTTGGACGACGTAGCCGGTATCGCTGAGCTGGGCCAGCGCATCGTGGATCTTTACTACCGCAATCCCAACAAGCCCAAGGGCAAAGGGGTCCAGGTCACCATCTCCTGCGCCGTATTTGTGCCCAAGCCCTTTACCCCCTTCCAATGGGAGCCACAGGACACCATCGACGTGGTCAAGGAGAAACAAAAGCATCTGGTGTCCTCCCTCACTACCCGCAAAATCAACTGCAATTGGCACGACGCTGAGACAAGTTTCTTAGAAGCGGTATTCGCCCGTGGGGATCGCCGGTTGGGCAAGGTGATGGAGGCCGCGTTGGACAAAGGCTGTATCTTTGACAGTTGGGAAGAGTTTTTCAACTTTGATAAGTGGATGGAAGCGTTTGAAGCATGCGGCATCGATCCGGCCTTTTACGCCAACCGCCGCCGCTCTTTTGATGAAGTTCTTCCCTGGGATCACCTGGATTACGGGGTGGACAAGTCCTTCCTGATCCGGGAAGTAAAAAAGGCCTACGAGAGCCAGACCACGCCCCACTGCCGCTTGCAATGCTCCGGCTGTGGAGCCAACCGCTTGAAGGGAGGGCCTTGTTTTTGA
- a CDS encoding TIGR03936 family radical SAM-associated protein — MIPIRFFFEKKGAARFISHLDVNRCMARAVRRAHLPLWYTEGFNPHPYLTFPLPLSLGVIGLREPMDLRLVEEMDLEEAVRRLNGHMPEDVKFLSAAPPIMKAKDIAWASYELHTRWQGHTVRETAEFLSDALSRPTLCALKRTKKGGQKEVDVKSHIRSFSVEEADDFVRLRLTLPAGASVNVNPTLVLQAVENATGVLVDAPILIRDGIFNADLTSFL, encoded by the coding sequence ATGATCCCCATTCGATTTTTCTTTGAAAAGAAGGGAGCTGCGCGTTTTATCTCCCACCTGGACGTCAACCGCTGTATGGCTCGGGCCGTCCGCCGCGCCCATCTCCCCCTGTGGTATACGGAGGGTTTCAATCCCCACCCATATCTGACCTTTCCTCTGCCCCTGTCCCTAGGCGTCATTGGACTTCGGGAACCCATGGATCTGCGTCTGGTGGAGGAGATGGATCTGGAGGAAGCGGTAAGACGTCTCAATGGACATATGCCCGAAGACGTTAAATTTTTAAGCGCCGCCCCTCCCATCATGAAGGCCAAGGATATTGCCTGGGCCTCCTATGAACTGCATACCAGGTGGCAGGGACATACCGTCCGCGAGACGGCGGAGTTTCTTTCGGATGCCCTGTCTCGCCCCACCCTCTGCGCCCTCAAGCGCACCAAAAAAGGGGGACAAAAGGAAGTGGATGTAAAATCCCACATCCGCAGTTTCTCAGTGGAAGAGGCTGATGATTTTGTCCGTCTGCGCCTCACCCTACCGGCCGGCGCCAGCGTCAACGTCAATCCCACGTTGGTGCTCCAGGCGGTGGAGAATGCAACAGGCGTTCTGGTGGACGCTCCCATCCTCATTCGGGACGGCATCTTTAACGCTGATCTAACATCTTTCCTTTAA
- a CDS encoding amidohydrolase family protein, with protein sequence MVIDFHTHVFPDKIAGRTIEVLEGNSNFKAAIPGTLDALLSSMERNAIDHSVVLPIATKPSQTASILRFAAEIDKLPNITSFGSVHPDSDDVKGDIRRIKEAGLKGIKLHPDYQGFFIDDVKAVRTIALAAEEDLTVIVHAGEDIAFPDVHHCTPQRIRRILPDIKGCRFVCAHLGGWRYWDDVERYLTDTDVYIDTCFTFGWCETEQIVRILKSFNPDRILFGTDSPWDDQGKAVERLKSAGLPENLLQKILHQNAQVLLGMSSAQEK encoded by the coding sequence ATGGTTATCGATTTTCACACCCACGTATTCCCTGATAAGATCGCCGGACGTACCATCGAGGTTTTAGAGGGCAATTCCAACTTCAAAGCCGCCATTCCTGGGACGCTGGACGCACTGCTCTCCTCCATGGAGCGCAATGCCATCGATCATTCGGTGGTGTTGCCCATCGCCACCAAGCCGTCCCAAACGGCTTCTATTTTGCGCTTTGCTGCCGAGATCGATAAATTACCCAACATCACATCCTTCGGCAGCGTCCACCCCGACAGCGACGATGTAAAAGGCGATATTCGCCGCATCAAAGAGGCGGGGCTCAAAGGTATTAAACTCCATCCGGACTACCAGGGCTTTTTCATCGACGACGTCAAGGCTGTGCGCACCATCGCCCTGGCGGCTGAGGAGGATTTGACGGTCATCGTCCACGCCGGGGAGGATATCGCTTTCCCGGATGTCCATCATTGTACGCCCCAGCGTATCCGCCGCATCCTGCCCGACATCAAGGGCTGCCGATTTGTGTGCGCCCACTTGGGCGGATGGCGGTACTGGGACGATGTGGAGCGGTATCTCACGGACACTGACGTCTACATCGACACCTGCTTTACCTTCGGCTGGTGCGAGACCGAGCAGATTGTGCGCATTCTCAAGAGCTTCAATCCCGACCGCATCCTGTTTGGAACCGACAGTCCCTGGGATGATCAGGGCAAAGCGGTGGAACGACTAAAGTCTGCAGGGCTTCCGGAGAATTTGCTTCAGAAGATCTTGCATCAAAACGCACAGGTTCTTTTAGGAATGTCTTCTGCTCAGGAAAAATAA
- a CDS encoding PD-(D/E)XK nuclease family protein → MLHLMLGRAGFGKTSCIHQELASRVKEGEQRLMLLVPEQFSFESERALLALLGPKLAQAVQVVSFTRLAQRLLQQEGVSSSKRLDDSGRAMLMSLALSQAQDHLTVYRPQAQTPGMIQSMLSASAEFKMCGISPDQLGAVSHSLSGPLGSKIADLSAVLSLYDALVSQSYVDPMDDLTHFACLLSQKPLLQGWQIFLDGFNGFTGQEWLVIRRMMEQASDLWVTLCTDRLDDPDNSSGLFSPVSETGRSLRRMAKEAEIPVASPVYLNEAVRFASPCLKELEENIFRYDSLPCESRPSAIVLYEAADPFDEADFVARSIHRLIREQGLRYKNIAVIARSIDPYLGILDEALHRYGIPCFADRRVEVETKPLPQAVLSALEAVSSRWDTGAVLRACKTGFMGLGTEDIAKLENYVLLWKISGSRWTSPWHGNPRGFVEQETEEDILALEAINGLRERVMAPLLSLEQGLTGTGAQMAQAVWHFLEDVAAPDTLRAMVQQLESRGEHDLADQLNRSWDSVVGLLDQAVDTLSNADMTPSRFRELLQLALSTCDLGHIPQGLDQVSLGSADRMRPADVEVAFLVGANEGEFPASNTSSGLLGDSERKQLIAYGLPLSDTAQHRACEEQFLAYTSLFVPSHQLYVSYTRQNVSGENTLPSSLFSEIRRCFPSLRIQTTPQELEELIEAEAPAFDQCASHLKDNTPKAASLRAYFSASPQWSDRMSALFRAADASPIAFSHPEGARALFGGSMRLSATRIEQYHLCRFAYFCKYGLSANVRRPAEVDALEYGSMTHFLLEHLLSRFDSSSWEALSTSEQFSCIEGLADQYVCTRLGGWEDKSPRFKALLHRFTRSCLALAQHLFREQEQSSFIPVDFELAVGRDGDVKPFTLLLPGGERIQVEGKIDRVDIMQKDGISYVRVVDYKTGVKKFRLSDILYGLNMQMLLYLIALWRDNSKYGSVVPAGILYMPALESAVELDRHADSKALALKKTAGFKMNGLVLDDPTVVQGMEPGAKGIFIPVKALKNGGFDARSSLASLAQLGRIEEHIRLILTQMAQSLQNGDISALPIQGSGIDACQYCPYHAVCGWEKGDASRPFQTMKNDQVFETIRCEEGGTSHE, encoded by the coding sequence GTGCTTCATCTCATGTTAGGCCGGGCTGGATTTGGAAAAACTTCCTGCATTCATCAGGAGCTGGCATCCCGGGTAAAAGAAGGTGAACAGCGTCTAATGCTGCTGGTTCCGGAACAATTTTCCTTTGAAAGCGAGCGGGCACTGCTTGCACTCCTAGGGCCGAAATTGGCTCAAGCCGTTCAGGTGGTCAGCTTTACCCGTTTGGCACAGCGTCTATTGCAGCAGGAGGGAGTCTCCTCTTCCAAGCGGCTGGACGACAGCGGCCGGGCCATGCTGATGAGTCTGGCCCTCTCCCAGGCTCAGGATCACTTAACCGTTTACCGTCCTCAGGCACAGACGCCGGGGATGATTCAGTCCATGCTTTCAGCATCGGCGGAATTCAAGATGTGCGGTATATCGCCGGATCAGCTTGGGGCGGTTTCCCATTCCTTATCCGGACCGCTGGGTTCCAAAATAGCTGATCTGTCTGCTGTACTTTCCCTATACGACGCCCTCGTATCCCAAAGCTATGTCGATCCCATGGACGATCTCACCCATTTTGCCTGCCTGCTCTCCCAAAAGCCTTTGCTTCAAGGATGGCAGATCTTCTTGGACGGCTTTAACGGTTTTACAGGCCAGGAATGGCTGGTAATCCGCCGGATGATGGAACAGGCGTCCGACCTGTGGGTTACGTTGTGCACCGACCGGTTGGACGATCCCGACAACAGTTCCGGATTGTTCTCCCCTGTTTCCGAGACCGGACGGAGTCTTCGTCGCATGGCAAAGGAAGCGGAAATCCCAGTAGCTTCTCCCGTCTATTTGAATGAGGCCGTGCGTTTTGCCTCCCCCTGTCTCAAAGAATTGGAGGAGAACATCTTCCGGTACGATTCTCTTCCCTGTGAATCCAGGCCTTCCGCCATCGTCCTCTACGAAGCGGCCGATCCCTTCGATGAGGCCGACTTTGTCGCCCGCTCCATTCATCGTCTCATCCGGGAACAAGGGTTGCGATACAAAAACATCGCCGTCATCGCCCGCTCCATTGATCCTTACCTGGGAATCCTGGACGAGGCGCTCCATCGGTACGGCATCCCGTGTTTTGCCGACCGCCGGGTGGAGGTGGAGACAAAACCATTGCCGCAGGCAGTGCTGTCGGCGTTGGAGGCGGTGAGCAGCCGATGGGACACCGGAGCTGTTTTGAGGGCCTGTAAGACAGGGTTCATGGGCCTCGGGACGGAGGACATTGCGAAGCTCGAAAACTATGTGCTTCTCTGGAAGATCTCTGGAAGCCGTTGGACAAGTCCCTGGCACGGCAATCCCCGGGGATTTGTGGAACAGGAAACCGAAGAGGATATCCTCGCCCTGGAGGCCATCAACGGACTGCGGGAAAGGGTCATGGCCCCCCTCCTTTCTTTGGAACAGGGTCTTACCGGTACGGGGGCGCAGATGGCGCAGGCTGTCTGGCACTTTTTGGAGGACGTCGCCGCTCCCGATACCTTGCGGGCCATGGTACAACAATTGGAATCCCGCGGAGAGCACGATTTGGCCGACCAGCTCAACCGCTCCTGGGATTCTGTGGTCGGCCTTCTGGACCAGGCTGTCGATACCCTGTCCAATGCCGACATGACGCCTTCTCGGTTCCGCGAACTGCTGCAATTGGCCCTGTCCACCTGCGACTTAGGTCACATTCCCCAGGGTTTGGATCAGGTTTCTTTGGGCAGCGCCGACCGGATGCGTCCGGCCGATGTAGAGGTGGCATTCCTGGTGGGCGCCAATGAAGGGGAATTCCCCGCTTCCAACACGTCGTCAGGGCTTTTGGGAGACAGCGAACGCAAGCAGTTGATCGCTTACGGACTCCCTTTGTCGGATACCGCCCAACATCGCGCCTGTGAGGAACAGTTTTTGGCCTATACCTCCCTGTTTGTCCCTTCCCATCAATTGTACGTCAGCTACACCCGCCAGAATGTCTCCGGGGAAAACACCCTTCCCTCCTCTCTCTTTTCCGAGATCCGTCGGTGTTTTCCATCCCTTCGCATCCAAACTACCCCGCAAGAACTGGAGGAGCTTATAGAAGCCGAGGCGCCGGCCTTCGATCAGTGCGCCTCCCATCTAAAGGACAACACTCCGAAAGCTGCCTCCTTGCGCGCCTATTTTTCCGCTTCTCCCCAATGGTCAGACCGGATGTCCGCCCTGTTCCGAGCCGCCGATGCATCGCCGATCGCTTTTTCCCATCCGGAAGGTGCCCGGGCCTTGTTCGGCGGATCCATGCGGTTGTCGGCCACCCGCATTGAGCAATACCATCTTTGCCGCTTTGCCTACTTTTGCAAATACGGGTTGTCCGCCAATGTGCGACGTCCAGCCGAGGTGGACGCCCTGGAATACGGCTCCATGACCCATTTTCTGTTGGAACATCTTTTGTCCCGGTTTGACAGCTCATCTTGGGAAGCTCTCTCCACCAGCGAGCAGTTCTCCTGCATTGAGGGGTTGGCCGACCAATACGTCTGCACTCGTCTGGGAGGGTGGGAGGATAAATCCCCCCGTTTCAAAGCCTTACTGCACCGTTTCACACGCTCCTGCCTGGCGCTGGCCCAGCATCTTTTTCGGGAACAAGAGCAAAGTTCTTTTATCCCTGTGGATTTTGAGTTGGCGGTTGGTCGGGACGGCGATGTAAAACCATTTACCCTCCTGCTGCCCGGCGGGGAACGCATCCAGGTAGAGGGAAAAATAGACCGGGTGGACATCATGCAGAAGGACGGCATATCCTACGTCCGGGTGGTGGACTACAAAACCGGCGTTAAGAAATTCCGGCTCTCCGACATTCTCTACGGCCTCAATATGCAAATGCTTCTTTACCTCATCGCTCTCTGGCGGGATAACTCCAAATACGGCTCTGTCGTGCCCGCAGGCATCCTCTACATGCCGGCCCTGGAATCGGCGGTGGAATTGGACCGTCATGCCGATTCCAAAGCGTTAGCCCTCAAAAAGACGGCCGGATTTAAAATGAACGGCCTTGTTTTGGATGATCCCACTGTGGTCCAGGGGATGGAACCGGGAGCTAAGGGAATCTTCATTCCGGTCAAGGCTCTCAAAAACGGCGGATTTGACGCCCGTTCCAGTCTGGCATCCCTGGCACAGCTGGGACGTATTGAAGAGCATATCCGGCTGATCTTAACCCAAATGGCTCAAAGCTTACAGAACGGCGACATCTCCGCCCTTCCCATCCAGGGAAGCGGCATAGACGCCTGCCAGTACTGCCCGTATCACGCTGTATGCGGCTGGGAAAAGGGCGATGCATCCCGCCCCTTTCAGACGATGAAAAACGACCAGGTTTTTGAAACCATCCGATGTGAGGAAGGAGGGACTTCTCATGAGTAG